A genomic region of Bactrocera dorsalis isolate Fly_Bdor chromosome 3, ASM2337382v1, whole genome shotgun sequence contains the following coding sequences:
- the LOC105230528 gene encoding netrin receptor DCC isoform X4 — translation MVNMWTRLSTGVRSRKWQQTHQLLQRLQFHAIVLGILASLLLQAHSSNASQALTFKIEPQDVVVPEGHSVLLQCGGAAQNGKSAKIQPIIRWRGPDGQDLGIVGDTFRNQLSNGSLYISSVEENRGLTGSYQCLLSAEGIGTIVSRAAVVSIARLPDLNQDFIETYLLPGQTAYFRCMVGQVQPGIKHIVQWLKDDIPLVLDKLRMVVLPNGALEVDEVGFGDRGAYQCNVTSGSISRLSSKTSLNIKKPTDPGSESLVAPSFLVGPSPKTVKEGDSVTLDCVANGVPKPQIKWLRDGAELDLSDLDSPFSIIGTGSLQISSAEDIDSGNYQCRASNTVDSLDAQATVQVLVPPKFIKSPKDKTAHEKEELELECAIRGKPKPLIQWLKNGDVITPNTYMQLVGGHNLRIFGLLQSDAGMFQCVGTNPAGSVQAAARLRVAQTGKSKKYHSSASQTPKSPLLPSASPMRRRKGGGSKAIDPFDTFGDAIDNSMGSTRSLSKSALDSLLSQRGRKLPRPERPQNDNGYGEFASLKDLEQLDMEDTDSSMELPTSTHEFNVGGDGDDGNNDDDDNEDEDEYDDLNDNQEFIDAYNHGDDPNKVLNSWKNKNKKQLSSATSNSQAASSSSSYLSSDLDGLEGSIGITGVGSVDGGVDIPQSGGGVTHIHGAVLSRLPGPPHDVVAQIVKPRFVTLSWMEPKKNPVEVVSYTVFYKMSNSEREQKIVTKSHDDQQVNIQNLLPGKTYQFRVVANTNFGPGDSSEVLEVRTQPEENIAGPPRNVEGLATSEREIFVKWDSPLVTNGEIMKYRIYYSENDSGAEMYHDSTSLSAVISELRPYTDYTISVVPFNKNGMGDPSNEIKVRTYSSTPTEPPNNVTLEVTSSTSVTVHWEPPAEEERNGQITGYKIRYRKLKDTPQVKSTPANIRYFELKGLERHSEYQIKIAAMTVNGSGPFTEWNRVMTLENDLDETQVPGKPVWINIVPGGDNIALHWGPPQQHEIKIRSYVLGWGRGIPDENIIELKESERYYVLKKLESNTEYVVSLRARNSKGDGQPIYDNIKTRDEEPVDMPMPLEVPVGLRAITMSSSSIVVYWIDTMLSKNQHVIDNRHYTVRFGISGSSRYRYHNTTDLNCMINDLRPNTQYEFAVKVVKGRRESAWSMSVLNSTYQNVPITPPRELTVRPDEQNPQTVILQWLPPKHSLGQITGYNIYYTTDTTKRDRDWSIEAFAGDETMMMLPNLKPYTTYYFKVQARVGKGASNAPFSALVAYTTPAAVVMQQPKPIAKGISNEIIIYSVAGAIVFVVLIFVVIMVVMCRRKPQSTPDHNKKSYQNVGVPKPPDLWIHHDQMELKNIDKNIHSTTPVCSDGASSSGALTLPRSVVHEYDVDTPVPVTNSLDKRSYVPGYMTTSMNSTMERPQYPRTQYNISANRSHMTVDTGHSQQSLTQQPGSLAQTPEHPYGYEGNFCNPGYPNGVGGAGPGGGPTNNGGVSTIESAKRGHPLKSFSVPGPPPTAAATPINKHTPAVTIRPQNQSPYKKPSFSAATPTNRLQSGSSVAHSNDEIQRLAPSTSTEELNQEMANLEGLMKDLSAITANEFEV, via the exons CGCTCACCTTCAAAATTGAACCTCAGGATGTGGTCGTGCCGGAAGGACATTCGGTGCTGCTTCAATGCGGTGGCGCGGCACAAAACGGCAAGTCCGCCAAAATACAACCAATTATACGCTGGCGGGGGCCCGACGGGCAGGACTTGGGCATCGTCGGCGACACATTTCGCAATCAGCTGAGTAACGGTTCATTGTATATAAGCTCCGTGGAGGAAAATCGCGGTTTGACCGGCTCCTATCAGTGTCTGCTCAGCGCTGAAGGCATTGGCACAATTGTTAGTCGCGCGGCAGTCGTGTCTATAGCACGGTTGCCCGATCTAAATCAAGACTTTATCGAAACGTATTTGCTACCTGGCCAGACGGCATACTTTCGTTGCATGGTGGGTCAAGTTCAGCCGGGCATTAAGCACATAGTACAATGGCTTAAGGATGACATACCGCTTGTGTTGGACAAATTGCGCATGGTCGTGCTGCCGAATGGCGCCCTAGAAGTAGATGAGGTCGGCTTTGGTGATCGCGGCGCTTATCAGTGTAATGTGACCTCTGGCAGCATATCTCGTTTAAGCAGCAAAACCAGCTTAAATATCAAAAAGCCCACAGATCCAGGCAGTGAAAGTTTGGTTGCGCCCTCATTTCTTGTGGGACCTTCGCCGAAAACCGTGAAGGAAGGTGACAGTGTCACTTTGGATTGCGTCGCAAATGGTGTTCCCAAACCGCAAATTAAATGGTTGCGCGACGGCGCGGAACTCGATCTTAGCGATCTAGACTCGCCATTCTCCATCATCGGCACGGGCTCACTACAAATTTCTTCTGCCGAAGACATCGACTCGGGAAACTATCAGTGTCGTGCCAGTAATACAGTCGACTCACTCGACGCGCAGGCCACCGTGCAGGTGTTGGTGCCGCCCAAGTTCATCAAGAGCCCAAAAGACAAGACGGCTCACGAAAAAGAGGAGTTGGAGCTGGAGTGCGCGATACGCGGTAAACCTAAGCCGCTGATTCAGTGGCTGAAGAACGGTGATGTGATCACGCCCAACACGTACATGCAACTAGTGGGTGGCCACAATCTGCGCATTTTCGGCCTGCTGCAATCCGATGCCGGCATGTTCCAATGTGTTGGCACCAATCCGGCTGGCAGTGTTCAAGCGGCGGCACGCTTGCGCGTCGCTCAAACGG GCAAATCCAAAAAATACCACTCTTCCGCTTCCCAAACACCCAAATCTCCATTACTTCCGTCAGCTTCACCTATGCGCCGACGCAAGGGGGGCGGTTCTAAGGCAATTGATCCTTTTGACACATTCGGCGATGCCATTGACAATTCAATGGGATCGACACGTAGTCTCTCCAAAAGCGCGCTGGATAGTTTACTCTCACAGAGAGGCAGAAAACTGCCACGACCTGAGAGACCGCAAAATGACAATGGCTATGGTGAATTTGCCTCACTGAAAGACCTCGAACAGTTGGACATGGAAGATACGGACAGCTCAATGGAGCTGCCCACAAGTACACACGAGTTCAACGTAGGCGGTGACGGTGATGACGGCAACAACGATGACGATGACAATGAGGACGAAGACGAATATGACGATTTAAATGACAATCAAGAATTCATTGATGCCTACAATCACGGTGACGATCCCAATAAAGTATTGAACTCTtggaagaataaaaataagaaacaattATCCTCAGCCACATCCAATTCACAAGCGGCGTCATCAAGTTCCTCCTACTTATCCTCAGATTTAGATGGACTCGAAGGCAGCATTGGCATAACTGGCGTTGGGAGTGTAGACGGCGGTGTAGACATTCCACAATCCGGTGGCGGAGTTACACATATTCACGGTGCTGTGTTGAGCCGTTTACCAGGGCCACCACACGACGTGGTTGCGCAAATAGTGAAACCACGTTTCGTAACACTCAGTTGGATGGAGCCGAAGAAGAACCCGGTCGAAGTGGTGTCTTATAccgtattttataaaatgagcAACAGCGAACG CGAACAGAAAATTGTAACCAAATCGCACGATGACCAACAGGTGAATATCCAAAATTTGCTGCCTGGAAAAACCTATCAGTTCCGTGTGGTGGCAAATACGAACTTTGGACCCGGCGATTCTTCAGAG GTTTTGGAGGTGCGTACTCAACCGGAGGAGAATATTGCTGGTCCACCACGCAACGTCGAAGGACTGGCGACTAGCGAAAGAGAGATTTTTGTAAAATGGGATTCTCCGCTCGTAACCAATGGAGAGATTATGAAATACCGAATTTACTATTCTGAG AATGACAGTGGTGCTGAGATGTATCATGATAGCACCTCGCTGAGTGCTGTGATCTCGGAGCTTCGTCCATATACCGATTACACTATTAGCGTGGTACCTTTTAATAAGAATGGCATGGGCGATCCTTCGAATGAAATAAAGGTCAGGACTTACTCCTCCACACCAACTGAGCCCCCCAATAATGTGACACTTGAAGTAACGAGTTCGACG TCCGTCACTGTGCACTGGGAGCCTCCAGCCGAGGAAGAGCGAAATGGACAAATCACCGGCTATAAGATTCGCTATCGTAAACTTAAAGACACACCCCAAGTGAAGAGTACACCAGCGAATATACGTTACTTCGAATTGAAAGGACTTGAGCGACACTCAGagtatcaaataaaaattgccGCTATGACAGTGAATGGCTCGGGCCCGTTCACAGAATGGAATCGCGTTATGACTTTGGAAAATGATCTGGATGAGACACAGGTGCCTGGTAAACCAGTTTGGATCAACATAGTTCCCGGTGGTGATAACATCGCTTTGCACTGGGGTCCACCGCAACAACATGAAATCAAGATTCGAAGCTATGTCTTGGGCTGGGGTCGTGGAATACCCGATGAAAACATCATTGAACTAAAAGAATCCGAACGCTATTATGTATTGAAAAAGTTGGAGTCAAATACGGAGTATGTGGTTTCGTTGCGTGCACGCAACAGTAAAGGTGACGGTCAACCAATTTATGACAACATCAAAACACGTGACGAGGAACCCGTCGATATGCCGATGCCGCTTGAAGTGCCTGTCGGCCTACGCGCCATCACCATGTCCAGCTCATCCATTGTCGTCTACTGGATAGATACGATGCTGAGTAAAAATCAACATGTCATCGATAATCGTCACTACACCGTCCGTTTTGGCATTTCCGGCTCTAGTCGTTATCGTTATCACAACACCACCGATCTCAATTGCATGATCAATGATCTGCGTCCGAACACACAGTATGAGTTCGCTGTTAAAGTGGTGAAGGGGCGTCGTGAGTCGGCTTGGTCCATGTCAGTGTTGAATAGTACCTATCAAAATGTACCAATTACACCACCACGTGAGCTCACTGTACGACCAGATGAACAGAATCCACAAACTGTCATTTTACAATGGCTGCCACCGAAACACAGCCTTGGTCAAATAACCGGTTACAACATTTACTACACCACCGATACAACGAAACGAGATCGCGACTGGTCCATCGAGGCATTCGCTGGCGACGAGACTATGATGATGTTGCCTAATTTGAAACCGTACACAACATATTACTTCAAAGTGCAAGCGCGCGTGGGGAAAGGCGCCAGTAATGCGCCGTTTTCAGCGCTTGTGGCTTACACGACTCCGGCGGCGGTTGTGATGCAGCAACCAAAACCGATTGCCAAGGGCATCAGTAACGAGATCATCATATACTCTGTAGCAGGTGCGATTGTATTTGTAGTATTGATATTTGTGGTCATCATGGTGGTAATGTGCCGACGAAAGCCTCAATCCACTCCTGATCACAACAAGAAGAG ttatCAAAATGTTGGAGTTCCGAAGCCGCCAGACCTATGGATACATCACGATCAAATGGAGTTAAAGAACATTGATAAGAATATTCACAGCACCACTCCTG TTTGTAGCGACGGTGCTTCGAGTAGCGGTGCCTTAACATTGCCACGTTCTGTGGTGCACGAATACGATGTCGACACGCCGGTGCCGGTTACTAATTCGCTCGACAAACGATCCTATGTACCCGGATATATGA CCACTTCGATGAATTCTACCATGGAACGGCCACAGTATCCGCGCACCCAGTATAACATTTCCGCCAATCGTTCGCATATGACTGTCGACACGGGGCACTCGCAACAAAGTCTGACGCAGCAACCGGGCTCCTTGGCACAAACGCCCGAACATCCTTACGGCTATGAGGGTAACTTCTG CAATCCTGGTTACCCGAATGGTGTCGGCGGTGCTGGTCCAGGTGGTGGTCCCACAAACAACGGTGGTGTTTCAACTATCGAGAGTGCAAAACGTGGTCATCCATTGAAGAGTTTTAGTGTGCCAGGTCCGCCACCAACAGCGGCTGCGACACCCATCAATAAACACA CACCTGCCGTAACAATACGTCCACAAAATCAATCGCCCTACAAGAAGCCCTCCTTCTCAGCTGCCACGCCCACGAATCGGTTGCAAAGCGGCTCGTCTGTGGCACACTCCAACGATGAAATACAACGATTAGCGCCAAGCACCTCAACCGAAGAGCTGAACCAAGAAATGGCCAATCTAGAGGGACTCATGAAGGACTTGAGTGCAATAACGGCTAATGAATTCGAAGTTTAA
- the LOC105230528 gene encoding neogenin isoform X6: protein MVNMWTRLSTGVRSRKWQQTHQLLQRLQFHAIVLGILASLLLQAHSSNASQALTFKIEPQDVVVPEGHSVLLQCGGAAQNGKSAKIQPIIRWRGPDGQDLGIVGDTFRNQLSNGSLYISSVEENRGLTGSYQCLLSAEGIGTIVSRAAVVSIARLPDLNQDFIETYLLPGQTAYFRCMVGQVQPGIKHIVQWLKDDIPLVLDKLRMVVLPNGALEVDEVGFGDRGAYQCNVTSGSISRLSSKTSLNIKKPTDPGSESLVAPSFLVGPSPKTVKEGDSVTLDCVANGVPKPQIKWLRDGAELDLSDLDSPFSIIGTGSLQISSAEDIDSGNYQCRASNTVDSLDAQATVQVLVPPKFIKSPKDKTAHEKEELELECAIRGKPKPLIQWLKNGDVITPNTYMQLVGGHNLRIFGLLQSDAGMFQCVGTNPAGSVQAAARLRVAQTDLDGLEGSIGITGVGSVDGGVDIPQSGGGVTHIHGAVLSRLPGPPHDVVAQIVKPRFVTLSWMEPKKNPVEVVSYTVFYKMSNSEREQKIVTKSHDDQQVNIQNLLPGKTYQFRVVANTNFGPGDSSEVLEVRTQPEENIAGPPRNVEGLATSEREIFVKWDSPLVTNGEIMKYRIYYSENDSGAEMYHDSTSLSAVISELRPYTDYTISVVPFNKNGMGDPSNEIKVRTYSSTPTEPPNNVTLEVTSSTSVTVHWEPPAEEERNGQITGYKIRYRKLKDTPQVKSTPANIRYFELKGLERHSEYQIKIAAMTVNGSGPFTEWNRVMTLENDLDETQVPGKPVWINIVPGGDNIALHWGPPQQHEIKIRSYVLGWGRGIPDENIIELKESERYYVLKKLESNTEYVVSLRARNSKGDGQPIYDNIKTRDEEPVDMPMPLEVPVGLRAITMSSSSIVVYWIDTMLSKNQHVIDNRHYTVRFGISGSSRYRYHNTTDLNCMINDLRPNTQYEFAVKVVKGRRESAWSMSVLNSTYQNVPITPPRELTVRPDEQNPQTVILQWLPPKHSLGQITGYNIYYTTDTTKRDRDWSIEAFAGDETMMMLPNLKPYTTYYFKVQARVGKGASNAPFSALVAYTTPAAVVMQQPKPIAKGISNEIIIYSVAGAIVFVVLIFVVIMVVMCRRKPQSTPDHNKKRYEDSYQNVGVPKPPDLWIHHDQMELKNIDKNIHSTTPVCSDGASSSGALTLPRSVVHEYDVDTPVPVTNSLDKRSYVPGYMTTSMNSTMERPQYPRTQYNISANRSHMTVDTGHSQQSLTQQPGSLAQTPEHPYGYEGNFCNPGYPNGVGGAGPGGGPTNNGGVSTIESAKRGHPLKSFSVPGPPPTAAATPINKHTPAVTIRPQNQSPYKKPSFSAATPTNRLQSGSSVAHSNDEIQRLAPSTSTEELNQEMANLEGLMKDLSAITANEFEV from the exons CGCTCACCTTCAAAATTGAACCTCAGGATGTGGTCGTGCCGGAAGGACATTCGGTGCTGCTTCAATGCGGTGGCGCGGCACAAAACGGCAAGTCCGCCAAAATACAACCAATTATACGCTGGCGGGGGCCCGACGGGCAGGACTTGGGCATCGTCGGCGACACATTTCGCAATCAGCTGAGTAACGGTTCATTGTATATAAGCTCCGTGGAGGAAAATCGCGGTTTGACCGGCTCCTATCAGTGTCTGCTCAGCGCTGAAGGCATTGGCACAATTGTTAGTCGCGCGGCAGTCGTGTCTATAGCACGGTTGCCCGATCTAAATCAAGACTTTATCGAAACGTATTTGCTACCTGGCCAGACGGCATACTTTCGTTGCATGGTGGGTCAAGTTCAGCCGGGCATTAAGCACATAGTACAATGGCTTAAGGATGACATACCGCTTGTGTTGGACAAATTGCGCATGGTCGTGCTGCCGAATGGCGCCCTAGAAGTAGATGAGGTCGGCTTTGGTGATCGCGGCGCTTATCAGTGTAATGTGACCTCTGGCAGCATATCTCGTTTAAGCAGCAAAACCAGCTTAAATATCAAAAAGCCCACAGATCCAGGCAGTGAAAGTTTGGTTGCGCCCTCATTTCTTGTGGGACCTTCGCCGAAAACCGTGAAGGAAGGTGACAGTGTCACTTTGGATTGCGTCGCAAATGGTGTTCCCAAACCGCAAATTAAATGGTTGCGCGACGGCGCGGAACTCGATCTTAGCGATCTAGACTCGCCATTCTCCATCATCGGCACGGGCTCACTACAAATTTCTTCTGCCGAAGACATCGACTCGGGAAACTATCAGTGTCGTGCCAGTAATACAGTCGACTCACTCGACGCGCAGGCCACCGTGCAGGTGTTGGTGCCGCCCAAGTTCATCAAGAGCCCAAAAGACAAGACGGCTCACGAAAAAGAGGAGTTGGAGCTGGAGTGCGCGATACGCGGTAAACCTAAGCCGCTGATTCAGTGGCTGAAGAACGGTGATGTGATCACGCCCAACACGTACATGCAACTAGTGGGTGGCCACAATCTGCGCATTTTCGGCCTGCTGCAATCCGATGCCGGCATGTTCCAATGTGTTGGCACCAATCCGGCTGGCAGTGTTCAAGCGGCGGCACGCTTGCGCGTCGCTCAAACGG ATTTAGATGGACTCGAAGGCAGCATTGGCATAACTGGCGTTGGGAGTGTAGACGGCGGTGTAGACATTCCACAATCCGGTGGCGGAGTTACACATATTCACGGTGCTGTGTTGAGCCGTTTACCAGGGCCACCACACGACGTGGTTGCGCAAATAGTGAAACCACGTTTCGTAACACTCAGTTGGATGGAGCCGAAGAAGAACCCGGTCGAAGTGGTGTCTTATAccgtattttataaaatgagcAACAGCGAACG CGAACAGAAAATTGTAACCAAATCGCACGATGACCAACAGGTGAATATCCAAAATTTGCTGCCTGGAAAAACCTATCAGTTCCGTGTGGTGGCAAATACGAACTTTGGACCCGGCGATTCTTCAGAG GTTTTGGAGGTGCGTACTCAACCGGAGGAGAATATTGCTGGTCCACCACGCAACGTCGAAGGACTGGCGACTAGCGAAAGAGAGATTTTTGTAAAATGGGATTCTCCGCTCGTAACCAATGGAGAGATTATGAAATACCGAATTTACTATTCTGAG AATGACAGTGGTGCTGAGATGTATCATGATAGCACCTCGCTGAGTGCTGTGATCTCGGAGCTTCGTCCATATACCGATTACACTATTAGCGTGGTACCTTTTAATAAGAATGGCATGGGCGATCCTTCGAATGAAATAAAGGTCAGGACTTACTCCTCCACACCAACTGAGCCCCCCAATAATGTGACACTTGAAGTAACGAGTTCGACG TCCGTCACTGTGCACTGGGAGCCTCCAGCCGAGGAAGAGCGAAATGGACAAATCACCGGCTATAAGATTCGCTATCGTAAACTTAAAGACACACCCCAAGTGAAGAGTACACCAGCGAATATACGTTACTTCGAATTGAAAGGACTTGAGCGACACTCAGagtatcaaataaaaattgccGCTATGACAGTGAATGGCTCGGGCCCGTTCACAGAATGGAATCGCGTTATGACTTTGGAAAATGATCTGGATGAGACACAGGTGCCTGGTAAACCAGTTTGGATCAACATAGTTCCCGGTGGTGATAACATCGCTTTGCACTGGGGTCCACCGCAACAACATGAAATCAAGATTCGAAGCTATGTCTTGGGCTGGGGTCGTGGAATACCCGATGAAAACATCATTGAACTAAAAGAATCCGAACGCTATTATGTATTGAAAAAGTTGGAGTCAAATACGGAGTATGTGGTTTCGTTGCGTGCACGCAACAGTAAAGGTGACGGTCAACCAATTTATGACAACATCAAAACACGTGACGAGGAACCCGTCGATATGCCGATGCCGCTTGAAGTGCCTGTCGGCCTACGCGCCATCACCATGTCCAGCTCATCCATTGTCGTCTACTGGATAGATACGATGCTGAGTAAAAATCAACATGTCATCGATAATCGTCACTACACCGTCCGTTTTGGCATTTCCGGCTCTAGTCGTTATCGTTATCACAACACCACCGATCTCAATTGCATGATCAATGATCTGCGTCCGAACACACAGTATGAGTTCGCTGTTAAAGTGGTGAAGGGGCGTCGTGAGTCGGCTTGGTCCATGTCAGTGTTGAATAGTACCTATCAAAATGTACCAATTACACCACCACGTGAGCTCACTGTACGACCAGATGAACAGAATCCACAAACTGTCATTTTACAATGGCTGCCACCGAAACACAGCCTTGGTCAAATAACCGGTTACAACATTTACTACACCACCGATACAACGAAACGAGATCGCGACTGGTCCATCGAGGCATTCGCTGGCGACGAGACTATGATGATGTTGCCTAATTTGAAACCGTACACAACATATTACTTCAAAGTGCAAGCGCGCGTGGGGAAAGGCGCCAGTAATGCGCCGTTTTCAGCGCTTGTGGCTTACACGACTCCGGCGGCGGTTGTGATGCAGCAACCAAAACCGATTGCCAAGGGCATCAGTAACGAGATCATCATATACTCTGTAGCAGGTGCGATTGTATTTGTAGTATTGATATTTGTGGTCATCATGGTGGTAATGTGCCGACGAAAGCCTCAATCCACTCCTGATCACAACAAGAAGAGGTACGAAGA tagttatCAAAATGTTGGAGTTCCGAAGCCGCCAGACCTATGGATACATCACGATCAAATGGAGTTAAAGAACATTGATAAGAATATTCACAGCACCACTCCTG TTTGTAGCGACGGTGCTTCGAGTAGCGGTGCCTTAACATTGCCACGTTCTGTGGTGCACGAATACGATGTCGACACGCCGGTGCCGGTTACTAATTCGCTCGACAAACGATCCTATGTACCCGGATATATGA CCACTTCGATGAATTCTACCATGGAACGGCCACAGTATCCGCGCACCCAGTATAACATTTCCGCCAATCGTTCGCATATGACTGTCGACACGGGGCACTCGCAACAAAGTCTGACGCAGCAACCGGGCTCCTTGGCACAAACGCCCGAACATCCTTACGGCTATGAGGGTAACTTCTG CAATCCTGGTTACCCGAATGGTGTCGGCGGTGCTGGTCCAGGTGGTGGTCCCACAAACAACGGTGGTGTTTCAACTATCGAGAGTGCAAAACGTGGTCATCCATTGAAGAGTTTTAGTGTGCCAGGTCCGCCACCAACAGCGGCTGCGACACCCATCAATAAACACA CACCTGCCGTAACAATACGTCCACAAAATCAATCGCCCTACAAGAAGCCCTCCTTCTCAGCTGCCACGCCCACGAATCGGTTGCAAAGCGGCTCGTCTGTGGCACACTCCAACGATGAAATACAACGATTAGCGCCAAGCACCTCAACCGAAGAGCTGAACCAAGAAATGGCCAATCTAGAGGGACTCATGAAGGACTTGAGTGCAATAACGGCTAATGAATTCGAAGTTTAA